The following coding sequences lie in one Apium graveolens cultivar Ventura chromosome 1, ASM990537v1, whole genome shotgun sequence genomic window:
- the LOC141724122 gene encoding uncharacterized protein LOC141724122 has protein sequence MLKWALDVGQFDLEYCSRTAIKGQALADFVLEFDSEVENKAIVLTEPSSQGNHSVYVREEFPRPWWILHVDGAVNNNGAGVEIVLITPEGHHLMSAIHFKFYVTNNDAKYEALINGLKIALEVGVVNLIARSDSELVVNQVNGGFQARGPRTELYMRCAQRLLEKFGSARLEGVPREENSNDDALAKMGSQMDSVQLGKIPLGIQEIPSIPEVGVF, from the coding sequence ATGTTAAAGTGGGCGCTAGATGTAGGACAATTTGATTTGGAATATTGCTCTCGTACAGCAATCAAGGGACAGGCGTTGGCTGATTTCGTACTTGAGTTTGACTCTGAAGTAGAAAATAAGGCTATAGTATTGACAGAACCTTCCTCACAAGGAAATCATTCTGTTTATGTGAGAGAAGAGTTCCCACGCCCTTGGTGGATCTTACATGTTGATGGGGCTGTGAATAATAATGGAGCAGGTGTCGAGATTGTCTTAATCACCCCGGAAGGGCATCATTTGATGAGTGCCATCCACTTCAAATTTTATGTCACTAACAATGATGCTAAGTATGAAGCCTTGATCAATGGTTTGAAAATAGCTCTGGAAGTGGGGGTTGTAAACTTGATTGCTCGGAGTGACTCCGAGTTAGTTGTAAACCAAGTAAACGGAGGTTTCCAAGCCCGAGGACCTCGGACAGAGTTATATATGAGATGTGCCCAACGTCTACTGGAAAAGTTTGGAAGTGCCAGGCTAGAAGGTGTGCCAAGGGAAGAAAATAGTAATGATGATGCCTTGGCAAAAATGGGGTCGCAAATGGACAGCGTCCAACTTGGGAAAATTCCTTTGGGAATTCAAGAAATCCCAAGTATTCCAGAAGTAGGGGTCTTCTAG